Genomic segment of Panicum virgatum strain AP13 chromosome 9N, P.virgatum_v5, whole genome shotgun sequence:
ttgcaactaaataaGGGGCTAGTAACCTTCTTTTGTTCGGCTGGACTTACGGCCCGTTCAGCTCAGCTAAAAAGAGCTGGCTGGGCTGTTTCTACAGTTCCCGCTGGCTGGGACGTTCCAGCTGCAGCTGGACCTGGCGGATGGCTGGTTTGGTCGTAGGTTCTTTCCCCAGCCGGCTAAGGCAGATGGTGGTCCACAGAAATTCAAATCCCATATTTACACTCCcagtcaaatttaaattttggcgccaatacaccaaaataaatgaaaaaaattctGCAGAGCAAATTGATCCAGGTCTATAACCTACAACGGTTATCCGCATCACTTAATTTTAGTTCATTACATTATAAGGGAAAGGCCCTGCCAATGCATTAAAATTACAGTTCAGAACACATAATAACGTGCTGCATTGTCCAATCTGTACACCAATAGAATGAAGAATTACGGATCATGATGCAGGCCACAAAGTAACAGATACGAACTCCAATTCAACCAGTAAATAAAAGAACAGGTACATGCAAGTGAGCATAAATAGAAGACCATTTTTACTACCAAATTAAGAGTCCATTCACCAGCAACAAATTATGAATCATGCCGGCCACACAGCAGCAGAAACTAACTCCCTCAGTTCTGAGGTATCAGTTGTAGTATTCATCGCCACCCACTCCGACGGATTGTAAGTTGAATCATCTCCATATTGACGCAGCCACAGATAATTCTCCATTGCAAAGCATGATATGATAATCCATGCTTGCTTTTCCCTCCTGAAGAATGGAACCCCTTCTAGGATATGCCACCGCTCTTTCAAATGCCCAAACCTCCGTTCAATGATATTGCGCAGCTTGGAGTGAATGTAGTTAAATTTCTCGTGACGATCTAATGTGCGAACATCAACTCCCCTAAAATGTGGCCTATGGTACCTAGTATCACGAAAAGGAGTCATATACCCTTGCTGCTCGATATAACCCGAGTCCGCCAGGTAGTACCGGCCTACAAAAATTGTACAATTTTAAGTCTTGTCAGTATGGTCACTTGTTGCAACAAATTGGGTTGATGTTCATAAGCTTTAAAAATCTGTTGCATCATAAGCTCTAAAATTATGTTGCATCATAAGCTTTAGAAATAAGCACAAACCTGGTGGTGGATGTGGGAATCTTTGATCCGCCTGACAATCTTGGAGAACCGCCATATCATGACATGCACCCGCCTTCCCGGCTCCCACATAGGTGAATCGGCCATGCATGTCCACTATGGCGCAAACATTAATCGAAACTTCTCCGTCCCTATTAATGAAGTCAGCTTTGGCTTCTTGATTCACTTCCACCGGTATGTGAGTGCCATCTATAGCACCTATGCATCCATC
This window contains:
- the LOC120687502 gene encoding putative nuclease HARBI1, whose protein sequence is MPSAYIHLHKIHVDNTNNCQTLVQMSRDRANWDDRKLSLMLDLVAKQKELAEYAPWFDGCIGAIDGTHIPVEVNQEAKADFINRDGEVSINVCAIVDMHGRFTYVGAGKAGACHDMAVLQDCQADQRFPHPPPGRYYLADSGYIEQQGYMTPFRDTRYHRPHFRGVDVRTLDRHEKFNYIHSKLRNIIERRFGHLKERWHILEGVPFFRREKQAWIIISCFAMENYLWLRQYGDDSTYNPSEWVAMNTTTDTSELRELVSAAVWPA